The bacterium genomic sequence ATTCCAAATATGTCAAGGGATTTTTTGATAGTCGGCACTACAAAACTTAGGATAATATATGTATTATGGGGCAATTACTTGAGGTTTTGATATGGAGAGAAAATTTTTGGCGAAAATGACTTGACAAGATGGGGTTGGTTTGGTAAGATAATTATAGGGTTGATTTAGCCTTTTTCTTAAAGAGGGTTTTCCCTCTGACCTACCGGTAAGAGAAGGCTGCTATCCAGGGGTAGCAGTCTTTATCGGAGTTCCTAGCGGGTCGCCGATATTGATTTGTTGCCCCTTTTGTTATGGGGGAAGGAGGTGTGAAATGGACTGGTCATGGTCAGAGATTACCACAACAGATATTGTCTATATAATCCTCTTTTGGCTATTTGGCTCACTTATAATGGGAGTCATAGAAGGAATCAGAGAAGAGCGTAAGAAATCAAAGGATAGAAGGAACCTTTAGGAGGTAATCCATCTTCTCTAATAACTGGCCAGCCTTAATCTCAGGTGAGTGGTAGCCCATCTCTTTGGCTTTTTTGTAGATGGAATTGGCAAAATTCTTTGCTTTATCTCTATCTTTTTGGAATAAATATGCCTTGGCTAAGATTAGCTCTGCCTCGGGTTCGTAAAGTTTGAAGCCTGTGCGAGCACATAGCTTCAGGACTTGGTTTGTCTGAGAGATAGCCTCTTTATATTTCTTCATATCCAACCACAACCTGCCAAACTCAAGTAAGGCTTCTATTTCAAGGTATGTGTTTAGCTCCTACATAAAAAGTATCAATCTTTAATAAATCCTAAATTCAAAATCCTAAACAATATCAAAATCCAAATGTTCAAAATCCAAAACATCGGCCATTGTTTTGGTCATTTGGATCTTGTGCTTTGAATTTGTTTAGAATTTCGTGCTTATGTATTTAGAATTTTCCATATCTTCTTTCCTAACTTTAGGATACATTAAGCATTAGCTAAACACGTACATTTCAAGAGAAGGCATACCAACCTTGCGGGCAATAAGAATCTTAAGTTCTTTCTGCCTACTCTTTCTTTCAAGAAAGAGTAGGTCCCCCCTAACTTTTCATTTCTTATTTACCAATACCCCTGTAGATTTCACAGATTACAGATTATTTAAGGTCAAGGAAGTTGAAGATTAAATCCTTATCTAATAATTTGAGCTCTTTTTTGTCTACTATAAACCTCTCTACCCCTTTCCTTACCTTCACAAAATCAATATGGGCTAATCTTTGTTTTAAGAAATCTCTAAAATTTTCCTCACGCACATCTACCCTTTTACCCTCTGTTTGCTCGATAGCGTTATTGAGAAGTGTGAAATTAGGTAAGGTCTTCTTCCCAAGATACCACAGAAGGTCATAAAAATCTCGTCCTTTAGTATATCTTCTAAAAAAACAAGCATGGAGCTTTGTGGCATAAAGAGAGGGGATATCAAAATGTGTTATGGTAAAGACAAAGTATTTGTTTATCAAAGAGATATCCGTGTTCCAGCCAGTCGGTGGATTTGAATCCACCTCTACTCGGATAGAAACCTTCTCATTCTTCAGCTTAGATAGACCTAATGTAAATAAGACCTCCTTAAATTTAAGCATGGCTTCCCAAACGGTCTTTTCCTTTCTCTCTTTAATATCCAAAGAAAATCCATTTTTCTCTAATTCATAGACAACCTTTCTTAAGAAGGTATCAAAATCGTACCCTTCCCTGTTAATAAGTGAAAAATCAAGGTCTTCTGAAAATCTTTGCACATCATAAAGAACCCTTAATGCTGTTCCGCCAACAAAGGCAAGGTTCTTGAAATAACCCTTATCATACAAGATTTTTAATATGAGCACCTGCAAGAATTCCCTCACAATGTGGATCTTTTCCTCACGGGTTTCAACCTCTAAAAGTGCCTTTTTGATTAAATCTAACATCAAAGCTGCTCCTTTTGGTTCATAAAATTCAACAGATTATTCACAATATCCATAAATACCTTATTTTTGTATCTTTTGGCAAATTCCATTAACCTTTTCTTCTTTAGTATATTCAGATTCCCAAACCGATAAGAATCCTCAAAGATATCCATTCCTTTATTCTTAAAATCCTGTAAGTTCAAGTAGATGAAGTCAAGCATAGCCTTTTCAGGATAAGCCAAGAGAACCAAAAGTCCATTCTCATCTGTTATCTGAGTCATACCAAAAAAGAGCTCTGTCTTTAAATGCTGATAACGAAAAGTGCCAAATAGATTCTTAAAATCAATAGTCTTTTTGGTCGTAACAGAGGTGAGGTCTTCTACCCTTTCAGGGATTAGACCATAGTAAGAAAGGGCATATTCAGTGCTGATGTAAGAGGGTGAGTATAAGGCATTAGCCATAAAA encodes the following:
- a CDS encoding nucleotidyl transferase AbiEii/AbiGii toxin family protein, producing MLDLIKKALLEVETREEKIHIVREFLQVLILKILYDKGYFKNLAFVGGTALRVLYDVQRFSEDLDFSLINREGYDFDTFLRKVVYELEKNGFSLDIKERKEKTVWEAMLKFKEVLFTLGLSKLKNEKVSIRVEVDSNPPTGWNTDISLINKYFVFTITHFDIPSLYATKLHACFFRRYTKGRDFYDLLWYLGKKTLPNFTLLNNAIEQTEGKRVDVREENFRDFLKQRLAHIDFVKVRKGVERFIVDKKELKLLDKDLIFNFLDLK